Within the Planctomycetaceae bacterium genome, the region GCCAACGTCGATCAGCATTTTCGCGGCGAAGTCTTCGATTTGATCTGCACGCACTTCATTACTGGTTTCGTGCCGCTCAGCCATCTTGCTCCGCGAGTGTTTCAAAAGCTGAAGCCCGGCGGATACCTGACTCTGCTGGGTGCCACCGGCGAAGCGTTCCCCGTTCTGCGCAGGAAGGCATCCGGGAAAATTCTGCAGCTCGTGTTTCGCGGCCGCAAGCCGGACCTTGCCAATCTGATCACGCCGGCCAACGCCGGTGAAGTCGCCGATCAATTGCTGCGGAACGGTTTTGAAATCATCCGGCTGGAGCTGCTGGAGCCGGAGCTGCGTTTCGCGAACTTTGATGATTTCATGGAGTTCGCTTACCACGGCGGCTGGCTGACTCCGTTCATTGAAGACATCGGACTGCATCAGGCGCGTCCGGCGCTGCGGAAACTGCTGAATTCCTTCGTGTTTCCGGTACGCGATCAGCATCGCATTGTTTCGGCGCTGGTTCGTCGTCCGGTGGACAGTGAATTCGACGGGTGATCTTCCGGCCCTGCCTGTAACCGCGGAGTGTCAGGACGGGACTCTGCAAACGACTGAAACAGCGGAACAGATTCCATGCGAGTTGCGATTGTTGCCGAAGTGTTTCTGCCGAAGATCGACGGAGTCGTGATTCGGACAATGAACCTGATTCGCCATCTCCGCGAGTCCGGCGACGATGTGCTGGTGATTTGTCCGGAAGCGGATGAGCGCGGAGACTGTGGCGTGGCTCTTGCTGAATTTCCCGCGTTTCCGTTTGTTGCGTATCCGGAATATCGAATTGGCACTCCGGATGATCGGCTGCTGAGCAGGCTGGACGAGTTCCGGCCGGATGTTTTGCACTTTCTGAATCCGTTTGCGTTTGGATTCCGCTGCCACGATCTGCTGCAGCGCCACGGTCGGCGGTATCCATGTGTTTTTTCGTTTCACACGCTGTACGGCGAATTCGTGAAGCGCTACCCGCTGCTGCGTCCCCTGTCGAAGATGCTGTGGTGGATGACGAAGCAGTATCACAACCAGGCTGACATGAATCTGACGGTGTCCGGGACGATGCAGCGCGAACTGGCTGCTCGCGGATTCGAACGCGTCGCGCTGTGGCCACCGGCCGTGGACAGTTGTCTGTTTGCTCCCGATCGCGCGTCGGCAGAAATGCGAACGATGCTGTCCGGCGGAGAGCCCGATCGTCCCCTGCTGCTGACCGTCTCGCGGCTGGCTCCGGAAAAGAACGTTGAGTTTCTGCATTCGGTCATGCAGAAGCTGCCACAGGCGAAGCTGGCGATCGTCGGTGACGGGCCTCATCGTGGTGTTTTGGAAAGCAAATTCGCCGACGTCGACGCGGTGTTTCACGGTTATCTGAAGGGTGAGCAACTGGCGTCGGCCTATGCGTCGGCGGATGCGTTCGTATATGCGTCCGAAACGGAGACGATGGGCAACGTGATTCTGGAAGCGATGGCATCGGGTGCTCCCGTCGTGGCTCCGCGAGCCGGCGGTATTCCGAGTCT harbors:
- a CDS encoding glycosyltransferase family 1 protein, which translates into the protein MRVAIVAEVFLPKIDGVVIRTMNLIRHLRESGDDVLVICPEADERGDCGVALAEFPAFPFVAYPEYRIGTPDDRLLSRLDEFRPDVLHFLNPFAFGFRCHDLLQRHGRRYPCVFSFHTLYGEFVKRYPLLRPLSKMLWWMTKQYHNQADMNLTVSGTMQRELAARGFERVALWPPAVDSCLFAPDRASAEMRTMLSGGEPDRPLLLTVSRLAPEKNVEFLHSVMQKLPQAKLAIVGDGPHRGVLESKFADVDAVFHGYLKGEQLASAYASADAFVYASETETMGNVILEAMASGAPVVAPRAGGIPSLVDHEETGLLFEPGDADTAARLAGRLLDDSILRSMISRSARNAVEETGWRQSIDQVRECYRRTIASALSRSAPRLHRRSRMAAVAVRGLVTAFRVVSPRGVLRDRLTIRESARAKSDDSIPVTAPEAVSVST